Proteins from a single region of Actinomycetota bacterium:
- a CDS encoding NAD(P)H-dependent glycerol-3-phosphate dehydrogenase, translating into MRVAVLGAGSWGTTVASLAAARNETTLWARGPDVAAEIRDEHTNAAYLPGFELPKQLHASSDLEEVVRDADVLIAGVPSHGFREVLEQAVPHVRPWIPIVSLTKGFEAGTLLRMTEVIKDLLPGHPAAALTGPNLAKEIMAGQAAASVIATEDLSVAAALQAVLRRGVFRIYMNHDVIGCEVAGALKNVIAIAAGIAQGVSVGDNTRAAVISRGVAELTRLGVAMGGEAPTFAGLAGMGDLIATCVSPQSRNRYVGEQLGLGRPLGEILAEMNMVAEGVKTAVTVMQLAERHDVEMPICHVINRVVTGEMRAVDAYRGLRPAGHELDPG; encoded by the coding sequence ATGCGCGTGGCGGTGCTGGGAGCCGGTTCATGGGGAACGACGGTCGCGTCGCTCGCGGCTGCGAGGAACGAGACAACCCTCTGGGCCCGCGGGCCCGACGTGGCCGCCGAGATCCGGGACGAGCACACGAACGCCGCGTACCTGCCGGGGTTCGAGCTGCCGAAGCAGCTACATGCGTCGTCGGACCTGGAGGAAGTCGTCCGCGACGCGGACGTGCTGATCGCGGGCGTGCCGTCGCACGGCTTCCGGGAGGTGCTCGAGCAGGCCGTTCCTCACGTCCGTCCGTGGATCCCGATCGTGAGCCTGACCAAGGGCTTCGAGGCGGGAACCCTGCTGCGTATGACCGAGGTCATCAAGGACCTGCTCCCGGGTCACCCGGCGGCCGCGCTGACCGGGCCCAACCTGGCGAAGGAGATCATGGCCGGCCAGGCCGCCGCCAGCGTCATCGCCACCGAGGACCTGTCGGTGGCGGCGGCCCTCCAGGCGGTGTTGCGCCGCGGGGTGTTCCGCATCTACATGAACCACGACGTGATCGGCTGCGAGGTGGCCGGCGCGCTCAAGAACGTGATCGCGATCGCGGCGGGCATCGCCCAGGGCGTGAGCGTCGGCGACAACACGCGCGCCGCGGTGATCTCGCGCGGCGTCGCCGAGCTGACGCGTCTCGGTGTGGCCATGGGAGGCGAGGCACCCACGTTCGCCGGTCTCGCGGGCATGGGCGACCTCATCGCGACGTGCGTCAGCCCCCAGAGCCGAAACCGCTACGTCGGTGAGCAGCTGGGCCTCGGTCGACCGCTCGGCGAGATCCTCGCCGAGATGAACATGGTCGCGGAGGGTGTGAAGACCGCGGTGACGGTCATGCAGCTGGCCGAGCGGCACGACGTCGAGATGCCGATCTGTCATGTCATCAACCGCGTGGTGACGGGCGAGATGCGCGCGGTCGACGCCTACCGCGGGCTTCGGCCCGCGGGCCACGAGCTCGATCCGGGCTGA
- a CDS encoding class I SAM-dependent methyltransferase, which yields MVETGRYTFGDSELAACRLATVAEVFEATSRRLIASSMPAGMRIALDLGCGPGYTTRLIAQVSRPHRVLGLDSSARFLDLARELTNEPGVAFGVHDVTAMPLPEAPVDALYARLLLAHLRDPLARVESWMTQLRAGGVLVLEEVEAIEAPDGVLREYESLVARLVAAEGGSMYAGPLLAPRGGRCVDVHVDTAVAARMYAMNLETWREDARERGLAGPDELDRIAEGLATLRSHPGAGSVRWVLRQVVLTA from the coding sequence GTGGTCGAGACCGGTCGGTACACCTTCGGTGACAGCGAGCTTGCCGCGTGCCGCCTGGCGACCGTCGCAGAGGTGTTCGAGGCCACCTCGCGCCGGCTGATCGCGTCGTCGATGCCCGCCGGCATGCGCATCGCCCTCGACCTCGGCTGCGGCCCGGGCTACACCACTCGACTCATCGCCCAGGTGAGCCGCCCGCACCGAGTGCTCGGCCTCGACAGCTCGGCGCGCTTCCTGGATCTCGCCCGCGAGCTCACGAATGAGCCCGGCGTGGCGTTCGGCGTCCACGACGTCACGGCAATGCCCCTCCCCGAAGCGCCGGTCGACGCGCTCTACGCGAGGCTGCTGCTCGCGCATCTGCGCGACCCTCTGGCGCGGGTCGAGAGCTGGATGACCCAGCTCCGCGCCGGTGGTGTGCTCGTGCTCGAAGAGGTTGAGGCGATCGAGGCGCCGGACGGGGTGCTCCGCGAGTATGAATCGCTCGTCGCGCGCCTCGTCGCGGCCGAGGGTGGCTCGATGTACGCGGGCCCGTTGCTGGCCCCGCGGGGTGGGCGGTGTGTCGACGTGCACGTCGACACGGCCGTTGCCGCTCGGATGTACGCGATGAACCTGGAGACCTGGAGGGAGGACGCGCGAGAGCGCGGGCTGGCCGGTCCGGATGAGCTCGATCGGATCGCGGAGGGCCTCGCGACACTCCGGTCACACCCCGGTGCCGGCTCGGTCCGGTGGGTCCTGCGTCAGGTCGTGCTCACGGCCTGA
- a CDS encoding VOC family protein: MTSERSEGKMWRTRGERETLMRARVFEQAEMMATVIRVHDVAASVEWYRDKLDLDPLHVGSDGRDHPIAAFAIAGSVISLWQLPPGSRRPRADADHNTYVAAVVNGDLEAPRRALESRGVEVGELRRSANNEFFWFCDPDGNRFELSRPLTAEYREAAARIDAES, encoded by the coding sequence ATGACGTCCGAGCGCTCGGAGGGCAAGATGTGGCGTACTCGAGGTGAACGGGAGACCCTCATGAGAGCCAGGGTGTTCGAGCAAGCCGAGATGATGGCGACCGTCATTCGCGTGCACGACGTCGCCGCTTCGGTCGAGTGGTACCGCGACAAGCTCGATCTCGACCCGTTGCACGTCGGATCGGACGGTCGCGACCATCCCATCGCCGCCTTCGCGATCGCGGGAAGCGTCATCTCCCTGTGGCAGCTCCCGCCGGGATCGCGACGGCCCCGAGCGGATGCCGACCACAACACCTACGTCGCCGCGGTGGTGAACGGCGACCTCGAGGCGCCGCGCCGGGCCCTCGAATCCCGCGGCGTCGAGGTCGGGGAGCTCCGGCGCAGCGCGAACAACGAGTTCTTCTGGTTCTGCGACCCGGACGGCAACCGGTTCGAGCTCAGCCGCCCACTCACCGCGGAGTACCGCGAAGCAGCAGCCAGGATCGACGCGGAGTCCTAG
- a CDS encoding beta-lactamase family protein, with the protein MGELQVEIEPDDAGFDGRRLARLDSHFARYVDDGRLPGWLILVSRRGRIVHLSTYGQRDVEAALPVEVDTLFRIYSMTKPIASVAAMMLYEEGRFELKDPVSRFVPAFEDVRVYRAGSALNPVTEPAREPVRIWHLLTHTSGLTYGFHHAHPVDAMYRAAGFEWGSPPGAELTACCDAWAALPLLFQPGTEWNYGVSTDVLGRVVEIASGQTLDRFFAERIFRPLGMTDTAFWAPEADHDRLAALYVAFPGRADPVRMDAMGDTAKTRPALLSGGGGLVSTAADYHRFTQMLLRGGELDGARLLGTRTVRYMTRNHLPGGVDLEAFGRPLFAETTFEGVGFGLGFSVVEDNVANRVLSTVGEFGWGGAASTASLVDPAEELTMLFFTQLLPSSTHPIRSQLKQLVYQALVD; encoded by the coding sequence GTGGGAGAGCTTCAGGTCGAGATCGAGCCAGACGACGCCGGGTTCGACGGGAGAAGGCTCGCACGACTCGACAGCCACTTCGCACGCTACGTCGACGACGGGCGCCTGCCGGGGTGGCTGATACTCGTGTCCCGCCGAGGCCGGATCGTGCACCTGAGCACGTACGGTCAGCGCGACGTCGAAGCCGCGCTGCCCGTCGAGGTCGACACGCTCTTTCGCATCTACTCGATGACGAAGCCGATCGCGTCGGTCGCGGCGATGATGCTCTACGAGGAAGGGCGCTTCGAGCTGAAAGACCCCGTCAGTCGATTCGTGCCCGCGTTCGAGGACGTTCGCGTGTACCGCGCCGGGTCTGCGCTCAACCCGGTGACGGAGCCGGCGCGCGAGCCGGTGCGCATCTGGCACCTGCTCACCCACACGTCGGGGCTCACGTACGGCTTCCATCACGCGCACCCCGTCGATGCGATGTACCGGGCCGCAGGCTTCGAGTGGGGCAGCCCGCCCGGCGCCGAACTGACGGCGTGCTGTGACGCATGGGCCGCGCTGCCCCTCCTGTTCCAGCCCGGGACCGAGTGGAACTACGGGGTGTCGACCGACGTGCTCGGCCGGGTGGTCGAGATCGCGTCCGGTCAGACGCTCGACCGGTTCTTCGCGGAGCGCATCTTCCGGCCGCTCGGCATGACCGACACCGCGTTCTGGGCGCCCGAGGCCGACCACGACCGGCTGGCGGCGCTCTACGTGGCCTTCCCGGGCCGCGCCGATCCGGTGCGCATGGACGCCATGGGAGACACGGCGAAGACGCGGCCCGCGCTGCTGTCGGGGGGTGGCGGCCTGGTCTCGACCGCGGCCGACTACCACCGCTTCACCCAGATGCTGCTCCGCGGCGGTGAGCTCGACGGCGCCCGCCTGCTCGGCACACGCACCGTGCGCTACATGACCCGCAACCACCTGCCGGGCGGCGTCGACCTCGAGGCGTTCGGGCGCCCGCTGTTCGCGGAGACGACGTTCGAGGGTGTCGGCTTCGGGCTCGGGTTCTCGGTCGTCGAGGACAACGTCGCCAACCGGGTGCTCTCGACGGTCGGTGAGTTCGGATGGGGCGGCGCCGCCAGCACCGCGTCGCTGGTCGACCCCGCCGAGGAGCTCACCATGCTGTTCTTCACCCAGCTCCTCCCGTCGAGCACCCATCCGATCCGATCGCAGCTGAAGCAGCTCGTCTACCAGGCCCTCGTCGACTGA
- a CDS encoding DUF1508 domain-containing protein, producing MAKAKFVVRKASTGKFRFNLVGTNGKIIATSEPYSSRASAMKGIEAVKRYSLDADVLDDATAPKPHRSGARARADAIASSTRRIRQSPVDGDGLGGPFPGGSQPL from the coding sequence ATGGCCAAGGCGAAGTTCGTGGTCCGCAAGGCCAGCACGGGGAAGTTCCGGTTCAACCTGGTCGGGACGAACGGGAAGATCATCGCGACGAGCGAGCCCTACAGCTCCAGGGCGTCGGCCATGAAGGGCATCGAGGCGGTGAAACGGTATTCGCTCGACGCCGACGTCCTCGACGACGCGACCGCACCGAAGCCGCACCGGAGCGGAGCGCGCGCGCGGGCCGACGCCATCGCGAGCTCCACGAGACGGATTCGCCAGAGCCCGGTCGACGGCGACGGGTTGGGCGGTCCGTTTCCCGGGGGCAGCCAACCGCTGTAG
- a CDS encoding glycosyltransferase family 4 protein: protein MPRVVSSIALPPQPVPDRIKVLHVITNFTTGAGGNTLLSAMGMDVDRYEVFIASSPGGEFWDRAEAAGVKTRRLVGFVREIAPLKDLSVLFQLIRLIRRERFSIVHTHTTKAGFLGRVAARLCGTPVVVHTFHAFSFHDFMDARVRRTYMLLERLMRPFTDEFLAVAPRVARQAVEYRLARPGRVSVAPSAVELSDLPFEPDGSLRREFAIPPTAPLIGTVGRIMYQKAPLDFVRMAALVAERRPDARFIMVGDGPMTGEVRAAAERAGIDLILTGFRDDAPRITCACDVFVMPSLYEGLGRALTEALASARPVVASAVNGVPDLVRPGETGLLAEPGDPEAVARCVLWLLDHPVEAKRMGRQGRAAAVEVFKPEHMCAVLDDTYSRLLGLPAPASGDLAGEELSRTGATLDLASVAMEPQPAQPDRVLRARPVGRRRPRHGGGAGRAT, encoded by the coding sequence ATGCCCCGCGTCGTCTCGTCCATCGCGCTTCCCCCGCAGCCGGTCCCGGACCGAATCAAGGTCCTCCACGTCATCACGAACTTCACGACCGGTGCCGGTGGAAACACCCTGCTATCGGCGATGGGCATGGACGTCGATCGCTACGAGGTCTTCATCGCGTCTTCGCCCGGCGGCGAGTTCTGGGATCGTGCCGAGGCTGCGGGCGTCAAGACCCGGCGGCTGGTCGGCTTTGTCCGTGAGATCGCGCCGCTGAAGGACCTTTCCGTTCTCTTTCAGCTCATCCGATTGATCCGTCGAGAGCGCTTCAGCATCGTTCATACGCACACGACGAAGGCCGGTTTTCTCGGTCGGGTGGCGGCCCGTCTGTGCGGTACACCGGTCGTCGTCCACACCTTCCACGCCTTCAGCTTCCATGACTTCATGGACGCCCGAGTTCGGCGGACATACATGCTTCTCGAGCGCCTGATGCGACCCTTCACCGATGAGTTCCTTGCGGTGGCGCCGCGAGTGGCACGGCAGGCGGTCGAATATCGTCTGGCCCGTCCGGGGCGGGTGTCCGTTGCACCGTCTGCAGTGGAGCTCTCCGACCTCCCATTCGAGCCGGACGGATCATTGCGTCGGGAGTTCGCGATCCCGCCCACCGCCCCGTTGATCGGCACCGTCGGCCGCATCATGTACCAGAAGGCTCCGCTCGACTTCGTGCGCATGGCGGCGCTCGTCGCGGAGCGTCGGCCGGACGCGCGATTCATCATGGTCGGCGACGGGCCCATGACGGGTGAGGTCCGGGCCGCGGCAGAGCGGGCCGGCATCGACCTGATCCTGACCGGCTTTCGCGACGACGCGCCGCGGATCACCTGCGCATGCGACGTGTTCGTGATGCCGTCGCTCTACGAGGGTCTGGGACGCGCCCTCACCGAGGCGCTCGCCTCGGCCCGCCCGGTGGTGGCGTCCGCGGTGAACGGTGTGCCCGATCTGGTGCGCCCGGGGGAAACCGGTCTCCTCGCGGAGCCGGGCGATCCCGAAGCCGTGGCGCGGTGCGTGCTGTGGCTGCTGGATCACCCGGTCGAAGCCAAGCGCATGGGCCGGCAGGGCCGCGCCGCGGCGGTCGAGGTGTTCAAGCCCGAACACATGTGCGCGGTGCTGGACGACACCTACAGCCGGCTGCTCGGGCTGCCGGCGCCGGCCAGTGGCGATCTCGCCGGTGAAGAGCTGTCCCGCACGGGCGCCACCCTCGACCTGGCGAGCGTGGCCATGGAGCCGCAGCCAGCCCAACCCGACCGCGTGCTTCGGGCGCGGCCGGTCGGCCGTCGGCGGCCTCGCCACGGGGGCGGCGCCGGTCGCGCGACCTGA
- a CDS encoding DNRLRE domain-containing protein, whose product MASTRVVDATLPELRGSARRTLVREATRTAMSKIASRLPAIPFHTSPARWADALANRRRFALVALGVLAALIGVQLALSPWTRSATTRTLIPQADAFVTAEAPLANFGARPRLRTDGYPFETRSYIRFDVSTLAGTVRSAKLRLFANRTNDTGIAVRAVDDNRWTESGISYSNAPAMTRFVRHSAPTTDNQWVEIDVTEALRNQPRRIGELTLGLTRSPYTLLGQHDFKHAHHAQANFASRENATDAPQLVVVTDDGPAVVTTTPPSSTPTTAPNLTSTTTPAVTVPLSVPPPPAPGPGSSCSGPVLHVTGRTTQAYEQGSPPAGVTFDLSGWYSDSVGQGTNHAFMAGDQTAPTGVCVLGGVVNGHIPLSSDWTATHSYGGFGYRTTSSGLAMIDGARVHNVEDGWKPREGAATRDVSANYPNVGTMSMRDVYMTGIRDDAIEDDEFMPGDIQDSLFDGVWCFLSEQNQTGGSPVTIGAGEDRNIRITRDYVRLSVTNGGETGAGHWFKWQGRGSENHTLVITDSVFAVDSQPRLGWSSLSIPAGTVWRGSNFILWLGAPGGYGGPRPPGVGFLEGQAAKDKWNQVRNGWLSAHGYAPRPADDFDSMDDPVVAPAVR is encoded by the coding sequence ATGGCTTCGACGAGAGTGGTCGATGCAACCCTTCCGGAACTTCGCGGAAGCGCCCGACGGACGCTCGTCAGAGAGGCCACACGGACTGCCATGTCGAAGATCGCATCGCGCCTGCCGGCGATCCCCTTTCACACATCACCTGCGCGGTGGGCCGACGCGCTCGCGAACCGGCGGCGCTTCGCGCTCGTTGCCCTCGGCGTTCTCGCGGCGCTGATCGGCGTCCAGCTCGCGCTCTCGCCGTGGACGCGCTCGGCGACGACGCGCACCCTCATTCCCCAGGCCGACGCGTTCGTGACCGCGGAAGCGCCGCTGGCGAACTTCGGCGCGCGGCCGCGACTGCGCACCGACGGCTATCCGTTCGAGACCCGCAGTTACATACGCTTCGACGTCTCGACGCTCGCGGGGACCGTCCGGTCGGCCAAGCTTCGTCTCTTCGCCAACCGCACGAATGACACCGGCATTGCCGTGCGCGCAGTCGACGACAACCGCTGGACCGAGAGCGGCATCTCCTACAGCAACGCCCCCGCGATGACACGCTTCGTCCGCCATTCGGCACCGACCACTGACAACCAGTGGGTCGAGATCGATGTGACGGAGGCGCTGCGCAATCAGCCCCGCCGGATCGGTGAGTTGACGCTCGGGCTCACCCGTTCCCCGTACACGCTCCTCGGCCAACACGACTTCAAGCACGCGCATCACGCGCAGGCCAACTTCGCCAGTCGGGAGAACGCCACGGACGCGCCTCAGCTGGTAGTCGTGACCGATGACGGGCCGGCGGTCGTCACCACGACGCCCCCGTCGAGCACGCCCACGACGGCGCCGAACCTGACGTCGACCACCACACCGGCGGTGACCGTCCCACTTTCCGTTCCGCCGCCTCCCGCGCCGGGCCCCGGCTCGAGCTGTAGCGGACCCGTGCTGCACGTGACCGGTCGGACCACTCAGGCCTATGAGCAGGGATCGCCCCCCGCGGGTGTCACCTTCGACCTGTCGGGCTGGTACTCCGATTCCGTGGGCCAGGGCACCAACCACGCCTTCATGGCGGGTGACCAAACCGCTCCGACGGGTGTCTGCGTCCTCGGTGGCGTCGTCAACGGCCACATCCCCCTGAGCTCCGACTGGACGGCGACCCACAGCTACGGCGGTTTCGGCTACCGGACGACGTCGAGCGGTCTCGCGATGATCGACGGGGCACGGGTGCACAACGTCGAGGACGGTTGGAAGCCACGGGAGGGCGCAGCCACGCGGGACGTCAGCGCCAACTACCCGAATGTCGGCACCATGTCGATGCGCGACGTGTACATGACCGGGATTCGTGATGACGCCATCGAAGACGACGAGTTCATGCCGGGTGACATCCAGGACAGCCTGTTCGACGGCGTCTGGTGCTTCTTGTCCGAGCAGAACCAGACGGGCGGGAGCCCCGTGACGATCGGGGCCGGCGAGGACCGGAACATCCGCATCACCCGTGACTACGTCCGGCTCTCCGTCACCAACGGAGGCGAGACCGGCGCGGGGCATTGGTTCAAGTGGCAGGGGCGGGGCAGCGAGAACCACACACTGGTGATCACCGACTCCGTCTTCGCAGTCGACAGCCAGCCCCGGCTCGGTTGGAGCAGCCTCAGCATCCCGGCGGGCACGGTCTGGCGGGGAAGCAACTTCATCCTCTGGCTCGGCGCGCCCGGTGGCTACGGCGGTCCGAGGCCGCCGGGAGTCGGCTTCCTCGAGGGTCAGGCGGCCAAGGACAAGTGGAACCAGGTGCGCAACGGCTGGCTGAGCGCCCACGGGTACGCACCCCGGCCGGCCGATGACTTCGATTCCATGGACGACCCCGTCGTCGCACCCGCGGTGCGGTGA
- a CDS encoding DUF222 domain-containing protein, giving the protein MEKLVAAGKALAARRVAESDHWRGAGERSAAHWLARRSGTSTGSAMATLETAARLPELPAVDRAVRAGELSAAQANEIASAAGADPGAQAELVRVARRDGFTGLRDKCRQVRAAAPDEMARHRAIHASRSLRHWSDPDGAGRLEGRFTPDVLAELLVALEPFEAEAFREARAEGRRETFDAYRADALLALARARRDGTGRSSVRGKAEAGERCEVAGGGPVPVHIVRSMMDDAFVTAVVSDGVDVSTVAHLGRRPTAHQRSALEVRDPECVVPSCHVRVGLEIDHVEPWSATRVTKLDALARLCRFHHALKTHEGYRLEGGPGHWRWLKPDGTDVDPRPPPPTRSADDDTGTIAERQARICDAAIAASKGSGGDAGDVESFERDPSGPLRDRDSRRSSQSLGHPRVIRRADFCTGSSWLRREWSMQPFRNFAEAPDGRSSERPHGLPCRRSHRACRRSPFTHHLRGGPTRSRTGGASRSLPSAFSRR; this is encoded by the coding sequence ATGGAGAAGCTGGTGGCTGCGGGCAAGGCGCTGGCCGCCCGAAGGGTGGCCGAGTCCGACCACTGGCGAGGTGCGGGTGAGCGATCCGCCGCGCACTGGCTGGCCCGGCGCAGCGGCACCTCCACCGGCAGCGCGATGGCGACGCTCGAGACCGCGGCCCGCCTGCCCGAGCTGCCCGCGGTGGACCGCGCGGTGCGCGCCGGTGAGCTGTCCGCGGCGCAGGCGAACGAGATCGCGTCGGCTGCCGGCGCCGACCCAGGCGCTCAGGCGGAGCTGGTGCGGGTCGCGCGTCGCGATGGGTTCACGGGCCTGCGCGACAAGTGCCGGCAGGTGCGGGCGGCCGCGCCCGACGAGATGGCGCGTCACCGCGCCATTCATGCCTCGCGGTCGCTCCGACATTGGAGCGACCCCGATGGTGCCGGGCGCCTCGAGGGGCGCTTCACCCCCGACGTGCTGGCCGAGCTGTTGGTGGCGCTCGAGCCCTTCGAGGCCGAGGCGTTCCGTGAGGCCCGCGCCGAGGGCCGGCGTGAGACGTTCGACGCTTATCGCGCCGACGCCCTGCTGGCGCTGGCGCGAGCCAGGCGCGACGGCACCGGCCGTTCGTCCGTGCGAGGCAAGGCAGAAGCGGGTGAGCGCTGTGAGGTGGCGGGCGGGGGTCCGGTCCCGGTGCACATCGTGCGCTCGATGATGGACGACGCCTTCGTCACCGCGGTGGTGAGCGACGGGGTCGACGTCTCCACCGTCGCCCACTTGGGGCGAAGGCCCACCGCGCACCAGCGCAGCGCGCTCGAGGTGCGCGACCCCGAGTGCGTGGTGCCGAGCTGTCACGTGCGGGTGGGGCTCGAGATCGACCACGTCGAGCCGTGGAGCGCGACGCGCGTCACCAAGCTCGACGCGCTGGCCCGGCTGTGTCGGTTCCACCACGCGTTGAAGACGCACGAGGGCTACCGATTGGAGGGCGGGCCCGGGCACTGGCGCTGGCTGAAGCCCGACGGCACCGACGTTGACCCGCGACCACCGCCACCGACGCGATCAGCTGACGACGACACGGGCACGATCGCGGAACGACAGGCGCGGATCTGCGACGCCGCCATCGCAGCCTCGAAAGGCTCGGGTGGTGATGCGGGCGACGTTGAATCGTTCGAGCGCGACCCGTCTGGTCCACTCAGGGACCGTGACTCACGACGAAGCTCGCAGTCTCTCGGTCATCCCCGGGTGATTCGCCGCGCCGATTTCTGCACCGGTAGCTCATGGCTTCGACGAGAGTGGTCGATGCAACCCTTCCGGAACTTCGCGGAAGCGCCCGACGGACGCTCGTCAGAGAGGCCACACGGACTGCCATGTCGAAGATCGCATCGCGCCTGCCGGCGATCCCCTTTCACACATCACCTGCGCGGTGGGCCGACGCGCTCGCGAACCGGCGGCGCTTCGCGCTCGTTGCCCTCGGCGTTCTCGCGGCGCTGA
- a CDS encoding response regulator transcription factor yields MKQTKTAGTVLVVDSDAGLRRAICTIFARVGIRTREAETGVEALRAVAQESPLLALLEVCLDDISGYEVCHEIKQSTAKRVPVILMSARRTDPLDRVAGLLIGADDYLAKPFDLDELLIRTRKLIERSLPSESPIMATLTPREREILCLLADGLEQRDISDALLISPKTVGTHIEHILGKLGARSRAQAIAIAYQDGLMDSRMRQTGLGQSSRNLRVLPLPADEPESRAVRDARG; encoded by the coding sequence ATGAAGCAGACGAAGACGGCGGGGACGGTGTTGGTCGTCGACTCGGACGCGGGGCTGCGTCGGGCGATCTGCACGATCTTTGCCCGCGTCGGCATACGGACGCGGGAGGCGGAAACGGGCGTCGAGGCGCTGCGAGCGGTCGCTCAGGAGTCGCCGCTGCTGGCCCTCCTCGAGGTGTGCCTCGACGACATCTCGGGTTACGAGGTGTGCCACGAGATCAAGCAGAGCACCGCGAAGCGGGTTCCCGTCATCCTGATGTCGGCTCGACGGACCGACCCGCTGGACCGGGTGGCCGGGCTCCTGATCGGGGCCGACGACTATCTCGCCAAGCCGTTCGACCTGGACGAGCTCCTCATTCGCACCAGGAAGCTGATCGAGCGATCCCTTCCCAGCGAGTCACCGATCATGGCGACGCTGACGCCCCGGGAACGCGAGATCCTCTGCCTGCTCGCGGACGGCCTCGAGCAGCGGGACATCTCCGACGCTCTCCTGATCAGCCCCAAGACGGTCGGGACGCACATCGAGCACATCCTCGGGAAGCTGGGCGCCCGCAGCCGGGCGCAGGCGATCGCGATCGCCTACCAGGACGGGCTGATGGACTCCCGCATGCGCCAGACCGGTCTCGGCCAGTCCTCGCGGAACCTGCGCGTGCTCCCGCTGCCGGCTGACGAGCCCGAGTCACGTGCCGTCCGCGACGCACGAGGCTGA
- a CDS encoding sulfotransferase domain-containing protein encodes MTDVPCVREGLPNFVVVGAMKAGTTSLYHYLRPHPQVFMPKIKELDFFTEGMNWERGLDWYRHQFAAAPREATALGEASTVYTKFPRYQGVAERMAKVVPHARLIYVVRHPIDRIRSHYEHRVASGAETAAMEDAVFDNPIYIDYSRYALQVEQYLEHFPREQLLIISSEELRHDRESTMRRVYGFLAVDAEYVAPTLGQEFYRTGQRRTYPPVVWSIRRALKRRFPQTKRAKELVDSLASRRKRVPVRSAAMIDEGALSSPSTGGSHDLSDEARSRLDDALRDDVARLRNYMSDTFDGWGIA; translated from the coding sequence TTGACCGACGTTCCCTGTGTCCGGGAGGGCCTGCCCAACTTCGTCGTCGTGGGCGCGATGAAGGCGGGGACGACGAGCCTCTATCACTACCTGCGCCCCCATCCGCAGGTGTTCATGCCGAAGATCAAGGAGCTCGACTTCTTCACGGAGGGGATGAATTGGGAGCGGGGGCTCGACTGGTATCGCCACCAGTTCGCGGCCGCCCCCCGCGAAGCGACTGCACTGGGCGAGGCCTCCACCGTCTACACGAAGTTCCCGCGCTATCAGGGCGTCGCGGAGCGGATGGCGAAAGTGGTCCCCCATGCGCGCCTGATCTACGTGGTGCGGCATCCCATCGATCGGATCCGGTCGCACTACGAGCACCGCGTGGCGTCCGGCGCGGAGACGGCTGCGATGGAGGACGCCGTCTTCGACAATCCGATCTACATCGATTACAGCCGCTACGCGCTCCAGGTCGAGCAGTACCTCGAGCACTTTCCCCGTGAGCAGCTCCTCATCATCAGCTCCGAGGAGCTGCGCCACGACCGAGAATCGACCATGCGACGCGTCTATGGCTTTCTCGCGGTCGATGCCGAGTACGTCGCGCCCACCCTGGGCCAGGAGTTCTACCGGACGGGGCAACGGCGAACGTACCCTCCCGTCGTCTGGTCGATCCGCCGAGCGCTCAAGCGCCGCTTTCCTCAGACCAAACGCGCCAAGGAGCTGGTGGACTCGCTCGCGTCGAGGCGCAAGCGTGTGCCCGTTCGCTCAGCCGCGATGATCGACGAGGGTGCGCTGTCGTCGCCGTCCACCGGTGGCAGCCACGATCTGTCCGACGAGGCCAGGTCGAGGCTCGACGACGCGCTCCGCGACGACGTCGCTCGTCTGCGCAACTACATGAGCGACACGTTCGACGGATGGGGCATCGCCTGA